One Polaribacter sp. SA4-12 genomic window carries:
- a CDS encoding DUF4270 family protein produces the protein MLRRIFEKSTYVVALILVFTAVISCEKDFTDIGSSIIDNTKFSTSSMTVDVEMNNSAITKVKSDNLSAEPGQYLLGVHASDDYEKIEASIVSQLLINTGFQVIDDANVYDSDTTVVTTIDTVFLRLPYQATLNDDSTGYDLDSIIGDKSKAFNLNIYETSTYLSSLDPANPAKINSYYSNDVFEKTGTELNISNNFQFIPKATDTAIVIKRWLSNGALSSNDTISYTSSTTSTIPLPFAVIPLKEDKIKELFLDKYESSEFNSQGAFNNYFRGVILEATGDEGSLVSLNFSSTIRPSIEVYYTNTVFTGGAIIDTIQKNDSFLLSGIRASTYKMEDKVYPVNENVILQGAAGNEATINIFGADTDGNGLADKIEELRAKNLLINDASLTVYINQSADITAIPYQLFLYKSDESANPVYSHIKDVYTEGTTTFGGLLERNSDGEPEKYTFRITDYISDILSGETDYSPTLRLKVINATDLQAVTDTVFSNFNWNPKAVTLFNHSAINDDKKMELKISYSEEKK, from the coding sequence ATGTTGAGGAGAATTTTTGAAAAAAGCACATATGTTGTCGCTTTAATATTGGTGTTTACAGCTGTTATTTCTTGTGAAAAAGATTTTACAGACATTGGTTCAAGTATTATTGATAATACAAAATTTTCTACAAGTTCTATGACTGTAGATGTTGAGATGAATAATAGTGCTATTACTAAGGTTAAATCAGATAATTTATCTGCAGAACCTGGGCAATATTTATTAGGAGTTCATGCAAGTGATGATTATGAGAAAATTGAAGCTTCAATTGTTTCACAACTTTTAATCAATACAGGTTTTCAAGTAATTGATGATGCAAATGTTTATGATTCTGATACTACAGTTGTAACTACAATAGATACTGTTTTCTTAAGATTACCCTACCAAGCAACTTTAAATGATGATAGTACTGGTTATGATTTAGATTCTATAATTGGTGATAAATCAAAAGCATTTAATTTAAATATTTATGAAACAAGTACTTATTTAAGTAGTTTAGATCCAGCAAATCCTGCAAAAATAAATAGTTATTATTCTAATGATGTATTTGAAAAAACAGGAACTGAGCTAAATATTAGTAACAATTTTCAGTTTATTCCAAAAGCTACAGATACAGCAATTGTAATAAAAAGATGGTTAAGTAATGGTGCGTTGTCTTCTAACGACACTATTAGTTACACAAGTTCTACAACTTCAACAATTCCTCTTCCTTTTGCGGTAATACCTTTAAAAGAAGATAAAATTAAAGAATTATTTTTAGATAAATATGAATCATCAGAATTTAATTCTCAAGGAGCATTTAATAATTACTTTAGAGGAGTTATTTTAGAAGCAACAGGAGACGAAGGTTCTTTAGTTTCTCTTAATTTTAGTAGTACAATTAGACCATCAATAGAAGTTTATTATACAAATACTGTTTTTACAGGAGGTGCAATTATAGATACAATTCAGAAAAATGATAGTTTTTTGTTATCAGGAATCAGAGCAAGTACTTATAAGATGGAAGATAAAGTATATCCTGTAAATGAAAATGTGATATTACAAGGAGCGGCAGGAAACGAAGCTACAATAAATATTTTTGGAGCTGACACTGATGGAAATGGATTAGCAGATAAGATAGAAGAATTAAGAGCTAAAAATTTATTAATTAACGATGCCTCTTTAACAGTCTATATTAATCAATCGGCAGATATTACAGCAATACCTTATCAATTATTTCTATATAAAAGTGACGAGAGTGCGAACCCAGTTTATAGTCATATTAAAGATGTTTATACAGAAGGCACAACAACTTTTGGTGGTTTATTAGAAAGGAATAGTGACGGTGAACCAGAGAAATATACTTTTAGAATTACAGATTATATTTCAGATATTTTAAGTGGAGAGACAGATTATTCTCCAACTTTAAGATTAAAAGTAATCAACGCGACAGATTTACAGGCAGTTACAGATACTGTTTTTAGTAATTTTAATTGGAACCCAAAAGCTGTTACTCTTTTTAATCATTCTGCTATTAATGATGATAAAAAGATGGAACTAAAGATTTCGTATTCAGAGGAAAAAAAATAA
- a CDS encoding nicotinate-nucleotide adenylyltransferase — translation MKKLIILLFVVGISLPAFAQDPIELSEITILSRNYRYLDKINSEKVAVPVKLLQRKAAAYDVTKSDFYDDDYDYYTVSFFIPKGKIVAVYDKVGNITRTIEKYKNIAIPKKVATAVVERFPKWVISKDVYLVSYSDDKKKAKKVYKLTLENGNKRLKVKTDANGKFL, via the coding sequence ATGAAGAAATTAATTATTTTATTATTTGTTGTTGGTATATCTCTGCCAGCATTTGCCCAAGATCCAATAGAGTTGTCTGAAATAACTATTCTATCTAGAAATTATAGGTATTTAGATAAGATTAATTCTGAAAAAGTAGCTGTACCAGTTAAATTACTACAAAGAAAAGCTGCTGCTTATGATGTAACAAAATCAGATTTTTATGATGATGATTATGATTACTATACAGTTTCATTTTTTATTCCTAAAGGAAAAATTGTTGCAGTTTATGATAAAGTTGGTAATATTACTCGTACTATAGAAAAGTATAAAAATATAGCAATACCAAAAAAAGTAGCAACAGCTGTTGTAGAGCGTTTTCCAAAATGGGTAATCTCTAAAGATGTTTATTTAGTGAGTTATAGTGATGATAAAAAAAAGGCTAAAAAAGTATATAAATTAACCTTAGAGAATGGTAACAAACGCTTAAAAGTTAAAACTGATGCTAATGGTAAATTTTTATAA
- a CDS encoding type II toxin-antitoxin system RelE/ParE family toxin, producing the protein MAFKIVIKPKAEKELLEALDWYNTKNINLAAELFTEISIVLDTIKENPNLFQKRYKTIRITFTKRFKYGIHYTLENNIIFVHAILHTSQKSPK; encoded by the coding sequence ATGGCGTTTAAAATCGTCATTAAACCAAAAGCTGAAAAAGAACTTTTAGAAGCTTTAGATTGGTACAATACTAAAAACATAAATTTAGCCGCAGAATTATTCACTGAAATTTCAATTGTTTTAGATACAATTAAAGAAAACCCAAATCTATTTCAAAAAAGATATAAAACTATTAGAATTACTTTTACAAAGAGGTTCAAATACGGAATTCATTATACTTTAGAGAATAACATCATTTTCGTTCACGCAATTCTTCATACAAGTCAAAAATCACCAAAATAA
- the glmS gene encoding glutamine--fructose-6-phosphate transaminase (isomerizing) translates to MCGITGYIGFRDAYPIVVNGLKRLEYRGYDSSGIMMYDGKDIQLSKTKGKVSDLEAITNKEEGRRKGNIGIGHTRWATHGVPNDVNSHPHLSQSGDLVIVHNGIIENYDSLRKELISRGYTFKSDTDTEVLVNLIEEVKKQENCKLGQAVQLALNNVIGAYAIAVFDKTKPNELVVARLGSPIAIGVGKDNKEFFVASDASPFIEYTKNAIYLEDEELAIIKIGKGIKIRKIKDDSMVDTNVQKLKLSLDQIEKGGYEHFMLKEIHEQPKAIIDTYRGRMLPKEGIIKMSGIDDNINKFLNANRIIIIACGTSWHAGLVGEYLLEDMARIPVEVEYASEFRYRNPIIRPDDVVIAISQSGETADTLAAIKLAKSKGAFVFGICNVVGSSIARETHAGAYTHAGPEIGVASTKAFTTQITVLTLISLKLAKAKGTMSDSAFRMYLQKMELIPAKVEALLKIDEKVKEIAAVYKDAKNCLYLGRGFNFPVALEGALKLKEISYIHAEGYPAAEMKHGPIALIDENMPLFVIATNKGHYEKVVSNIQEIKSRSGKIIAIVTEGDTQVKEIADHVIEIPETEEALTPLLTTIPFQLLSYHIAVMLEKNVDQPRNLAKSVTVE, encoded by the coding sequence ATGTGTGGAATAACGGGTTATATTGGTTTTAGAGATGCGTACCCAATTGTTGTTAATGGTCTAAAGAGACTAGAGTACAGAGGGTATGATAGTTCTGGAATAATGATGTATGATGGTAAAGATATACAGCTGTCTAAAACGAAAGGAAAAGTTTCTGATTTAGAAGCAATAACTAATAAAGAAGAAGGAAGAAGAAAAGGAAATATAGGAATTGGACACACACGTTGGGCGACTCACGGAGTTCCAAATGATGTTAATTCTCATCCACACCTTTCACAGTCTGGAGATTTAGTAATAGTTCATAATGGAATTATAGAAAACTATGATTCTCTTAGAAAAGAATTAATTTCTAGAGGATATACCTTTAAAAGTGATACAGATACAGAAGTTCTTGTTAATCTTATAGAGGAAGTAAAGAAGCAAGAAAACTGCAAACTTGGACAAGCTGTGCAATTGGCTTTAAACAATGTAATTGGAGCTTATGCTATAGCTGTTTTTGATAAAACAAAGCCAAATGAGTTGGTAGTAGCTCGTTTAGGAAGTCCTATTGCTATTGGAGTAGGAAAAGATAATAAAGAGTTTTTTGTGGCTTCAGATGCTTCACCTTTTATTGAGTATACTAAAAATGCTATTTATTTAGAAGATGAAGAATTAGCAATTATTAAGATTGGTAAAGGCATAAAAATTCGTAAGATTAAGGACGATTCTATGGTTGATACCAATGTTCAAAAACTTAAACTGAGTTTAGATCAAATAGAGAAAGGTGGTTATGAACACTTTATGTTAAAAGAGATTCATGAACAACCGAAAGCTATTATTGATACTTATAGAGGTAGAATGTTACCTAAAGAAGGTATTATTAAAATGTCTGGTATAGACGACAATATTAATAAGTTTTTGAACGCCAATAGAATTATAATTATTGCTTGCGGTACTTCATGGCATGCTGGTTTGGTTGGAGAGTATTTATTAGAAGATATGGCACGTATTCCTGTAGAGGTTGAGTACGCATCAGAATTTAGATATAGAAATCCTATTATAAGACCAGATGATGTTGTTATTGCAATATCTCAATCTGGTGAAACGGCAGATACTTTAGCCGCTATTAAATTAGCAAAATCTAAAGGAGCTTTTGTTTTTGGAATCTGTAATGTTGTAGGTTCATCTATTGCAAGAGAAACTCATGCTGGTGCTTATACGCACGCAGGACCAGAAATTGGAGTAGCTTCAACAAAAGCATTTACAACTCAAATTACTGTTCTTACATTAATTTCTTTAAAATTAGCAAAAGCAAAAGGAACAATGTCTGATTCTGCTTTTAGAATGTATTTGCAAAAAATGGAATTAATTCCAGCAAAAGTAGAAGCGCTTTTAAAGATTGATGAAAAAGTTAAAGAAATTGCTGCTGTATATAAAGACGCTAAAAATTGCTTGTATTTAGGAAGAGGATTTAATTTTCCTGTTGCCTTAGAAGGAGCTTTAAAGTTAAAAGAAATTTCTTACATTCATGCTGAAGGGTATCCTGCTGCAGAAATGAAACATGGGCCAATTGCTTTAATTGATGAAAATATGCCGCTTTTTGTCATTGCTACAAATAAAGGTCATTATGAAAAGGTAGTTAGTAATATTCAAGAAATAAAATCAAGATCAGGTAAGATAATTGCTATTGTTACTGAAGGAGATACACAGGTTAAAGAAATAGCAGACCATGTTATTGAAATTCCTGAAACGGAAGAAGCATTAACACCTTTATTAACTACAATTCCTTTTCAGTTATTATCATATCATATTGCTGTAATGTTAGAGAAAAATGTTGATCAACCAAGAAATTTAGCAAAATCAGTTACTGTTGAGTAG
- the panC gene encoding pantoate--beta-alanine ligase, which yields MKIFNTKQEIKSYLNAQNEANKTIGFVPTMGALHEGHLSLIKKAKKKNDLVVVSIFVNPTQFDNKEDLVKYPKTFKNDTKLLESVSCDVLFFPSVEEIYAENISSEKFDFDGLEHQMEGKFRDGHFDGVGTIVKTLFEIVAPHRAYFGQKDFQQLQIIKKMVKKHRLNVKIKGCAIFREEDGLAMSSRNTRLTKEHRTAVPFIYKTLKKVRSKFGTENATKVTEWAENQFKKHPSLELEYFTIADEKTLETVKKKESNKKYRAFIAVFAGEIRLIDNIRLKND from the coding sequence ATGAAAATATTCAATACTAAACAAGAAATAAAATCTTACTTAAACGCTCAAAATGAGGCTAATAAAACTATTGGTTTTGTCCCAACTATGGGTGCATTACACGAAGGTCATTTGTCCTTAATTAAAAAAGCAAAGAAGAAAAATGACTTAGTTGTTGTCAGTATTTTTGTAAATCCCACTCAATTTGACAATAAAGAGGATTTAGTAAAATACCCAAAAACTTTTAAAAATGACACTAAATTATTAGAAAGTGTATCTTGTGATGTCTTATTTTTTCCTTCAGTGGAAGAAATTTATGCAGAGAATATTTCATCTGAAAAATTTGACTTCGATGGTTTAGAACATCAAATGGAAGGAAAATTTAGAGATGGTCATTTTGATGGAGTTGGTACCATTGTAAAAACATTGTTCGAAATTGTAGCACCTCATAGAGCCTATTTTGGTCAAAAAGATTTTCAGCAGCTACAAATCATTAAAAAAATGGTAAAAAAGCATCGTTTAAATGTTAAAATTAAAGGATGTGCTATTTTTAGAGAAGAAGATGGTTTGGCTATGAGTTCTAGAAATACAAGACTTACTAAAGAACATAGAACTGCAGTACCTTTTATTTATAAAACGCTAAAAAAAGTTCGTAGTAAATTTGGCACAGAAAATGCTACTAAAGTAACTGAATGGGCAGAAAATCAATTTAAAAAACACCCTTCTTTGGAGTTAGAATATTTTACGATTGCTGATGAAAAAACATTAGAAACCGTAAAAAAGAAAGAATCTAACAAAAAATACCGCGCTTTTATTGCAGTATTCGCAGGAGAAATAAGATTGATAGACAACATTCGATTAAAAAACGATTAA
- a CDS encoding lysylphosphatidylglycerol synthase transmembrane domain-containing protein, translating into MNIKKILKIILPLVLGGFLVWYSISGISLEVLGKYFKEAKYGWIALGLFFGILSHLSRAYRWKFMLEPLGFRPKYTNSVLAVLVGYLVNLALPRAGEVSRALVLTNYEDVPFEKGFGTIVAERIADLIMMLSIIVITLFVQFDFIYELLTKNFNPTKIIIGLAVVILGFYILTSFVKKAKSGFLLKIKTFVSGLAEGVTSIFKMKNKWAFIFHTVFIWVMYIAMFWATIPAIEGLHIPFGGILIGFIAGGFSIAATNGGIGLYPIAVAGALALFDIPTEPATAFGWIMWTAQTAMIIVFGGLAFLLLPIYNKNK; encoded by the coding sequence TTGAATATTAAAAAGATTTTAAAAATCATATTACCTCTCGTTTTGGGAGGTTTTTTAGTTTGGTACTCTATCTCTGGTATTTCTTTAGAAGTATTAGGTAAATATTTTAAAGAAGCAAAATATGGTTGGATAGCTTTAGGGCTTTTCTTTGGTATTTTAAGCCATTTATCTAGAGCTTACAGATGGAAATTTATGCTAGAACCATTAGGTTTTAGACCAAAATACACAAACAGTGTTTTAGCAGTTTTAGTTGGTTATTTAGTAAACTTAGCATTGCCAAGAGCAGGAGAAGTTTCTAGAGCATTGGTTTTAACAAACTACGAAGACGTTCCGTTTGAAAAAGGATTTGGTACCATTGTAGCAGAAAGAATTGCCGATTTAATTATGATGTTATCCATCATTGTAATCACACTTTTTGTGCAATTCGATTTTATTTACGAGCTCTTAACAAAGAATTTCAATCCTACTAAAATCATTATTGGTTTAGCAGTTGTAATTCTTGGTTTTTACATATTAACTTCATTTGTAAAGAAAGCAAAATCTGGATTTTTATTAAAAATAAAAACCTTTGTTTCTGGTTTAGCAGAAGGAGTTACCAGTATTTTTAAAATGAAAAATAAATGGGCGTTTATCTTTCACACCGTATTTATTTGGGTAATGTATATTGCAATGTTTTGGGCAACAATCCCTGCAATTGAAGGTTTACACATTCCTTTTGGCGGAATTTTAATCGGCTTTATTGCTGGTGGATTTTCTATTGCTGCAACAAATGGCGGAATTGGTTTATACCCAATTGCTGTAGCTGGCGCCTTGGCTTTGTTCGATATTCCTACAGAACCTGCAACCGCTTTTGGTTGGATTATGTGGACCGCACAAACTGCAATGATTATCGTTTTTGGAGGTTTGGCATTTTTACTTTTACCAATTTACAATAAGAATAAATAA
- the radA gene encoding DNA repair protein RadA, which produces MAKTKTTFFCQNCGTQHAKWVGQCGACKEWNTIVEEVIQKEEKRVWKQSTTAKQNVNKPLKIADIQLNPEERVVTNNNELDTVLGGGLVKGSVTLLGGEPGIGKSTLLLQVALNISQKVLYVSGEESQSQIKMRADRLEANSSNCLILTETNTQNIFKNIEETEPEVLVIDSIQTLHTSSIEASPGSISQIRETAAELIKYAKETATPVLLIGHINKDGNIAGPKILEHMVDVVLQFEGDRNHTYRILRSQKNRFGSTSELGIYEMLSNGLREISNPSEILISKKDADLSGTAIASTLEGIRPLMIEVQALVSTAVYGTPQRSTTGYNLKRLNMILAVLEKRAGFKLGAKDVFLNITGGINVDDPAIDLAVVAAILSSNQDVAINPNVCFAAEVGLAGEIRPVSKIDQRITEAEKLGYKTLVASKYNKISSKNHGIRLVLVGKIEEAFATLFA; this is translated from the coding sequence ATGGCTAAAACCAAAACAACTTTTTTCTGTCAGAACTGTGGAACGCAACATGCAAAATGGGTAGGGCAATGTGGTGCTTGTAAAGAATGGAATACCATTGTAGAAGAAGTAATACAAAAAGAAGAAAAAAGAGTTTGGAAACAGTCTACAACTGCAAAGCAGAACGTAAATAAACCTTTAAAAATTGCTGATATTCAGTTAAACCCAGAAGAAAGAGTTGTAACTAATAACAACGAATTAGACACCGTTTTAGGTGGTGGATTGGTAAAAGGTTCTGTAACACTTTTAGGAGGAGAACCAGGGATTGGTAAATCTACTTTATTATTACAAGTTGCTTTAAATATCAGTCAGAAAGTATTGTATGTTTCTGGAGAAGAAAGTCAATCTCAAATAAAAATGAGAGCAGACAGGTTAGAAGCTAATAGTTCTAATTGTTTAATCCTTACAGAAACCAACACACAAAATATCTTCAAAAATATTGAAGAAACAGAACCAGAAGTTTTAGTAATAGATTCTATTCAAACATTACATACAAGTTCCATAGAAGCTTCTCCTGGAAGTATTTCTCAAATTAGAGAAACTGCTGCAGAACTTATAAAGTATGCCAAAGAAACTGCAACTCCGGTTTTATTAATTGGACATATAAACAAAGATGGAAACATTGCTGGACCAAAAATTTTAGAACACATGGTGGATGTTGTTTTACAATTTGAAGGAGACAGAAATCATACTTACAGAATTTTAAGATCTCAAAAAAACAGATTTGGATCTACATCAGAATTAGGAATTTACGAAATGCTTTCAAACGGATTAAGAGAAATCTCTAATCCGTCTGAAATTTTAATTTCTAAAAAAGATGCTGATTTAAGCGGAACTGCAATTGCTTCTACTTTAGAAGGAATTAGACCTCTAATGATAGAAGTACAAGCCTTAGTTTCTACTGCTGTTTATGGAACACCTCAACGTTCCACAACCGGTTATAATTTAAAAAGGCTAAATATGATTTTAGCGGTTCTCGAAAAAAGAGCCGGTTTTAAATTAGGTGCAAAAGATGTCTTTTTAAATATTACTGGAGGAATAAATGTAGATGACCCAGCAATAGATTTAGCAGTTGTTGCTGCAATTTTATCGTCTAACCAAGATGTTGCCATTAACCCAAATGTTTGTTTTGCCGCAGAAGTTGGTTTAGCGGGAGAAATAAGACCTGTTTCTAAAATAGACCAAAGAATTACAGAAGCAGAAAAGTTAGGTTACAAAACTTTAGTTGCCTCTAAATACAATAAGATTTCTTCTAAAAACCACGGAATAAGATTGGTTTTAGTTGGTAAGATTGAAGAAGCTTTTGCAACCTTGTTTGCTTAA
- the panD gene encoding aspartate 1-decarboxylase: MLVQVVKSKIHRVKVTGADLNYIGSITIDEDLMDAANIIEGERVQIVNNNNGERLETYAIPGPRGSGEITLNGAAARKVAVNDVLILIVYGFMDFEEAKNFKPSLVFPNEKDNTLT, translated from the coding sequence ATGTTAGTACAAGTTGTAAAATCAAAAATCCATCGTGTAAAAGTTACAGGTGCAGATTTAAATTATATAGGAAGCATTACCATTGATGAAGATTTAATGGATGCTGCCAACATTATTGAAGGAGAACGTGTTCAAATTGTGAACAATAATAATGGAGAGCGTTTAGAAACATACGCAATTCCAGGACCTCGTGGAAGCGGAGAAATTACATTAAACGGAGCTGCTGCCAGAAAAGTTGCTGTAAATGATGTTTTAATTCTAATCGTTTACGGATTTATGGACTTTGAAGAAGCAAAAAACTTTAAACCATCTTTAGTTTTTCCTAACGAAAAAGATAATACACTTACATAG
- a CDS encoding glycogen/starch synthase gives MKDKRILFVSSEVVPYLPETELSSTAFNVAKNAHSKGVQTRIFMPRFGVINERRHQLHEVIRLSGMNLVVNDMDMPLIIKVASIPKERMQVYFIDNEEYFKRKAVFTDEDDELFEDNDERAIFFAKGVVETVKKLNWAPDIIHVHGWMASLLPLYLKEFYKEEPLFTESKIITSLYDNPFEGSLDEALAEKLEFDNINDEKIATVKIPSFTNILKSAIENSDAIIHGSETISEELSTFLEGKEIPVLEHQVENMKESYLNFYADLIAAN, from the coding sequence ATGAAGGACAAGAGAATATTATTTGTTTCATCGGAAGTAGTTCCATATTTACCAGAAACAGAATTATCGTCAACAGCTTTTAATGTTGCCAAAAACGCACATTCTAAAGGTGTACAAACAAGAATTTTTATGCCAAGGTTTGGCGTTATTAACGAGCGTAGACACCAATTACACGAAGTAATTCGTTTATCTGGTATGAATCTGGTAGTTAACGACATGGATATGCCTTTAATTATAAAAGTAGCTTCTATTCCTAAAGAAAGAATGCAAGTTTATTTTATAGACAATGAAGAATATTTTAAAAGGAAAGCCGTTTTTACAGATGAAGATGATGAGTTGTTTGAAGATAATGACGAGCGTGCAATTTTCTTTGCAAAAGGAGTTGTAGAAACTGTAAAGAAATTAAACTGGGCGCCAGATATTATTCATGTTCATGGATGGATGGCCTCTCTTTTACCTCTTTATTTAAAAGAATTTTATAAAGAAGAACCTTTGTTTACAGAAAGTAAAATTATTACTTCTTTATACGATAACCCTTTTGAAGGTAGTTTAGATGAAGCTTTAGCTGAAAAGTTAGAGTTTGATAACATAAATGACGAAAAAATAGCAACAGTTAAAATACCTAGCTTTACTAATATATTAAAAAGTGCCATTGAAAACTCTGATGCAATTATACATGGTAGTGAAACAATTTCAGAAGAATTGTCTACTTTCTTAGAAGGAAAGGAAATACCTGTTTTAGAGCATCAAGTTGAAAACATGAAAGAAAGTTATTTAAATTTTTATGCTGATTTAATTGCAGCGAACTAA
- a CDS encoding sugar kinase — MAKKLITFGEVMMRLSPPGYSKFSQTTSLDLVYGGGEANVAISCGYLGMQAAHVTRFPENALGKAATQFLRKHWLGTKDVIYEDNMIGKYFLEKGAVHRPSEVIYEREGSAFSLIKPEMVNWEEVLEGADWFHWTGITPAISEGAAQCCLEAIKTANKMGIKVSGDINSRKNMWKYGKTMQEVMPELVKNTDIVISSNRGIYEMFGIGEFGGGFSKSAKLLMEKFPRIQKVVGKTRKSISASHQQIQGKMWNGKKFIKAETLDVTHVIDRVGTGDAFASGLIYGLLHYDNDMDALNFATAACALKHTVEGDVNMVSVENVTSLMGGNTSGKIKR; from the coding sequence ATGGCTAAAAAATTGATAACATTTGGTGAAGTAATGATGCGTTTATCTCCTCCAGGATATTCAAAATTTTCTCAAACAACTTCTTTAGACCTTGTCTATGGTGGAGGTGAAGCAAATGTTGCAATTTCTTGTGGTTATTTGGGTATGCAAGCAGCTCATGTAACTCGTTTTCCAGAGAATGCGCTTGGCAAAGCAGCTACTCAATTTTTACGTAAACATTGGTTGGGTACAAAAGATGTTATTTATGAAGACAATATGATCGGTAAATATTTTCTAGAAAAAGGAGCTGTTCATAGACCTAGTGAAGTCATTTATGAAAGAGAAGGATCTGCTTTTTCTCTAATAAAACCAGAAATGGTCAATTGGGAAGAAGTGCTAGAAGGTGCAGATTGGTTTCATTGGACAGGGATTACGCCAGCAATTTCAGAAGGTGCTGCTCAGTGTTGTTTAGAAGCTATAAAAACTGCAAATAAAATGGGTATTAAAGTTTCTGGTGATATCAATTCGCGTAAAAATATGTGGAAATACGGTAAAACCATGCAAGAAGTTATGCCAGAATTAGTCAAAAACACAGACATTGTAATTTCTAGTAATCGTGGAATTTATGAAATGTTTGGTATTGGAGAATTTGGAGGTGGATTTAGTAAATCAGCTAAATTATTAATGGAAAAATTTCCAAGAATTCAAAAGGTTGTAGGTAAAACAAGAAAATCTATTAGTGCTTCACATCAACAAATACAAGGTAAAATGTGGAATGGTAAAAAATTTATTAAAGCAGAAACATTAGATGTAACACATGTTATAGATCGTGTTGGTACTGGAGATGCCTTTGCTTCTGGTTTAATTTATGGATTATTACATTATGATAATGATATGGACGCTTTAAATTTTGCAACAGCTGCCTGTGCATTAAAACATACAGTAGAAGGAGATGTAAATATGGTTTCTGTAGAAAACGTAACGAGTTTAATGGGAGGTAATACTTCTGGAAAAATTAAAAGATAA
- a CDS encoding addiction module protein has protein sequence MDSEEKRKTLEKQNSETDKNVLNEVAAIYNVSDNIISDEHKKILDHRLELHKENPTSGKDWNQIKADLSTKYGV, from the coding sequence ATGGACTCAGAAGAAAAAAGAAAAACCTTAGAGAAACAGAATTCAGAAACAGATAAAAATGTTTTGAATGAAGTAGCCGCTATCTATAATGTTTCAGACAACATTATTTCTGATGAACATAAAAAAATATTAGACCACAGATTAGAACTTCACAAAGAAAACCCAACAAGTGGTAAAGATTGGAATCAAATAAAAGCAGATTTATCAACTAAATATGGCGTTTAA